In Phreatobacter stygius, a genomic segment contains:
- a CDS encoding TolC family outer membrane protein — MSRHATMNIGCRLIAATAATMMAVAPVLAEPARPGRPAQQRAHAETVATLAAAFQRAFRSNPDILAQRASVRATQEAIPQARAGLLPQVSATAYAGVLSARSLLSGTPTSSYQSGTFYQRGVALTATQTLFDGWRTQNSVLQAQAQVGTQREQMRAIEQAVLLDVATTYLAVATGQALVEVQRRNVGFLTETLTTTRTRLASGVATPTDVAQAEARLSRGLADLSSTETDLSIARDRFLRIVGAPPAARLAPASAVDRLIPRSRDASRDIAGQDNPAVLAAISSVKSAESAIRVAQGQMLPQLSMQAQVARDIGIDVSTLRTDSAQVVGRLTVPLYAGGAPEAQVRQARELLGQAQMQLDSARVQSRSVAFAGHAALDNATFTIRAATAEVRAADVTVEGVRKQADAGLRTLTELLNAQQDSVNARARLLQAQSDRLVASYTILAATGRLELPRLGVTQPAVGAPPPQSDLGVRSDAWGELRNPTGPARPASAR; from the coding sequence ATGTCACGCCACGCGACCATGAACATCGGCTGCCGCCTGATCGCCGCGACCGCCGCGACGATGATGGCGGTTGCCCCTGTCCTGGCCGAACCGGCGCGTCCCGGCCGGCCGGCACAGCAACGTGCGCATGCCGAAACCGTGGCGACACTGGCCGCCGCGTTCCAGCGCGCGTTTCGGTCCAACCCCGATATTCTCGCGCAACGCGCTTCGGTGCGGGCGACCCAGGAAGCCATTCCCCAGGCCCGCGCCGGCCTTCTGCCGCAGGTCAGCGCAACCGCCTATGCCGGCGTATTGTCGGCCCGCTCGCTGTTGTCGGGCACACCGACCAGTTCTTACCAGAGCGGCACTTTCTATCAGCGCGGCGTGGCGCTGACCGCGACGCAAACCCTGTTCGATGGCTGGCGCACCCAGAATTCGGTGCTGCAGGCGCAGGCGCAGGTCGGCACCCAGCGCGAGCAGATGCGCGCCATCGAACAGGCGGTCCTGCTCGACGTCGCCACCACCTATCTGGCCGTGGCGACCGGCCAGGCGCTGGTCGAAGTGCAGCGGCGCAATGTCGGCTTTCTCACCGAGACCTTGACCACCACCCGGACGCGGCTCGCCTCCGGCGTGGCGACCCCGACCGACGTCGCCCAGGCCGAAGCGCGGCTGAGCCGGGGTCTCGCCGACCTGAGTTCGACCGAGACCGACCTGTCGATCGCCCGCGACCGCTTCCTCAGGATCGTCGGCGCGCCGCCAGCCGCACGGCTCGCGCCGGCCAGCGCCGTGGACCGGCTGATCCCGCGGTCGCGCGACGCCTCGCGCGACATTGCCGGCCAGGACAACCCAGCGGTGCTGGCGGCGATCTCGTCGGTGAAGTCAGCGGAATCGGCCATTCGGGTCGCACAAGGCCAGATGCTGCCCCAGCTCAGCATGCAGGCCCAGGTGGCGCGCGACATCGGCATCGATGTCAGCACGCTGCGCACGGACAGCGCCCAAGTGGTCGGCCGGCTGACGGTGCCGCTCTATGCCGGCGGCGCTCCGGAAGCGCAGGTGCGCCAGGCCCGCGAACTGCTCGGACAGGCGCAGATGCAGCTCGACAGCGCTCGCGTGCAGTCGCGTTCGGTGGCCTTTGCCGGCCATGCCGCGCTCGACAATGCGACCTTCACGATCCGGGCGGCGACGGCCGAGGTTCGCGCCGCCGACGTGACGGTCGAAGGCGTCCGCAAACAGGCCGATGCGGGCCTGCGCACCTTGACCGAACTGTTGAACGCCCAGCAGGACTCGGTGAATGCGCGGGCGCGCCTGCTGCAGGCGCAAAGTGACCGGCTCGTGGCGTCCTACACCATTCTGGCGGCCACCGGCCGGCTCGAATTGCCGCGTCTCGGCGTCACGCAGCCGGCTGTCGGCGCGCCGCCGCCGCAATCCGACCTTGGCGTGCGGAGCGACGCCTGGGGCGAGCTGCGCAATCCAACCGGCCCGGCCCGGCCGGCCAGCGCGCGCTGA
- a CDS encoding ABC transporter ATP-binding protein/permease: MLPIAAVAGIAGIALGGAWSSGALAVPPYVFLLTLVAAAVSYFGRSAGTLIRAIIGFLVVWHLAAVAILVVNQLGLLRPELGPYLPTSASVLLSVIFAVVVFGLSFLGTIRQITRLADPYFEARDKGVVALPFGLRISLQERYIAHGLLFVLLTINIAQVLATVLLNQWNNRFYTALQERAEATFWIELRFFTIVAFLWVVLAVYELYLTQYTQIRWRRWLTGQLTEHWLTGGVHYRMRLTGSQTDNPDQRIAEDVRMFTSTTLELMIRFFSAVLTLYSFVLILWGLSTNFKYQVAGFNLESVPGYLVWAALIFAVIGTVFAHLIGRALILINFQRQRYEADFRFSLVRVRENDEQIALLKGEDAERAGLARRFGNIVSNWFDYMRYTKRLTWFTAFLNQTSIIFPYVILAPAYFSGAVQLGALTQTAGAFGRVENALSLFTNLYGSLADYKSVIDRLTGFNRTAAAVQVPPTPAIATQTAGEALTLTDLAVTLPDGKPVVTAPSLTVSRGDRVLVTGPSGSGKSTLFRALAGIWPHGSGSVTVPSGASLMLLPQRPYFPVGTLRDAVSYPAGRGDYSDADIVKALEAVKLPGLAGRLDEEASWHMILSGGEQQRLAMARALLCKPDWLFLDEATAAIDEAGEAALYNTIREWLPDTTLVSIGHRSTLANFHDRRVHLSPGDNGIHVAADAPLMLMAKA; encoded by the coding sequence ATGCTTCCCATCGCCGCCGTAGCAGGCATTGCCGGTATCGCGCTCGGAGGCGCCTGGTCCTCGGGCGCGCTCGCCGTGCCGCCCTATGTCTTCTTGCTCACGCTGGTCGCGGCGGCGGTCAGCTATTTCGGCCGATCGGCCGGAACCCTGATCCGCGCGATCATTGGCTTCCTGGTGGTCTGGCACCTGGCCGCGGTGGCGATCCTGGTCGTCAACCAGCTCGGCCTGCTCCGGCCCGAGCTCGGGCCCTATCTGCCGACCTCGGCCAGCGTTCTCCTGTCGGTGATCTTCGCGGTGGTGGTGTTCGGCCTGAGTTTCCTTGGTACCATCCGGCAGATCACCAGGCTGGCCGATCCCTATTTCGAGGCGCGCGACAAGGGGGTGGTGGCGCTGCCCTTCGGGCTCAGGATCTCCTTGCAGGAACGCTACATCGCGCACGGGCTGCTGTTCGTTCTGCTGACCATCAATATCGCCCAGGTGCTGGCGACCGTCCTGCTGAACCAATGGAACAACCGCTTCTATACCGCTCTGCAGGAGCGTGCCGAGGCGACCTTCTGGATCGAGCTGCGCTTCTTCACCATCGTCGCCTTCCTGTGGGTCGTCCTGGCGGTCTACGAGCTCTACCTGACGCAATATACCCAGATACGCTGGCGTCGCTGGTTGACCGGCCAGCTCACCGAGCATTGGCTGACCGGCGGCGTCCATTACCGCATGCGCCTGACCGGATCGCAGACCGACAACCCCGACCAGCGCATCGCCGAAGACGTCCGGATGTTCACCTCGACGACGCTCGAACTGATGATCCGCTTCTTCTCGGCGGTGCTGACGCTTTATTCCTTCGTGCTGATCCTGTGGGGCCTGTCGACCAATTTCAAATACCAGGTCGCCGGCTTCAATCTCGAATCGGTCCCCGGCTATCTGGTCTGGGCGGCCCTCATCTTCGCGGTGATCGGCACAGTCTTCGCCCATCTCATCGGCCGCGCGCTGATCCTGATCAACTTCCAGCGCCAGCGTTATGAAGCCGATTTCCGCTTCAGCCTGGTCCGGGTGCGCGAGAACGACGAACAGATCGCGCTCTTGAAAGGCGAGGATGCCGAACGTGCCGGGCTCGCCCGCCGGTTTGGCAACATCGTGTCGAACTGGTTCGACTATATGCGCTACACCAAGCGGCTGACCTGGTTCACCGCCTTCCTGAACCAGACGTCGATCATTTTCCCCTATGTCATCCTGGCGCCGGCCTATTTCTCCGGTGCCGTCCAGCTTGGCGCCCTGACGCAGACCGCCGGCGCCTTCGGCCGGGTCGAGAACGCGCTGTCGCTGTTCACCAATCTCTACGGATCGCTTGCCGACTATAAGTCGGTGATCGATCGCTTGACCGGCTTCAACCGGACCGCCGCGGCGGTTCAGGTGCCGCCGACGCCGGCCATCGCCACCCAGACCGCCGGCGAAGCGCTCACCCTCACCGATCTGGCGGTGACCTTGCCTGATGGCAAACCGGTGGTGACCGCGCCGAGCCTGACGGTTTCGCGCGGTGACCGGGTGCTGGTCACCGGCCCGTCCGGGTCGGGCAAATCGACCCTGTTCCGGGCACTCGCCGGCATTTGGCCGCATGGCTCAGGCTCGGTCACCGTGCCATCAGGTGCGTCGCTCATGCTGCTGCCGCAACGGCCCTATTTCCCGGTTGGAACGCTGCGCGACGCGGTCAGCTATCCGGCCGGGCGCGGCGACTATTCGGATGCCGATATCGTCAAGGCGCTGGAAGCGGTGAAGCTGCCGGGACTCGCCGGGCGTCTCGACGAGGAGGCGTCCTGGCACATGATCCTGTCGGGTGGCGAGCAGCAGCGCCTTGCCATGGCGCGCGCGCTCTTGTGCAAGCCGGACTGGCTGTTCCTCGACGAGGCGACGGCGGCGATCGACGAGGCGGGCGAAGCGGCGCTCTACAACACCATCAGGGAATGGCTGCCGGACACCACGCTGGTCTCGATCGGCCACCGCTCGACGCTTGCCAATTTCCACGATCGGCGGGTCCACCTGTCGCCCGGCGACAACGGTATCCATGTCGCCGCCGACGCTCCGCTCATGCTGATGGCCAAGGCCTGA
- a CDS encoding META domain-containing protein, whose amino-acid sequence MHQQSRTISVIAVLALIGLTATAEAQRSRREPPRPRPPTRAEVEAYMRFPAGERLAVVSINGIRPAAVDRPSFTFTANSRMTGFGGCNPVNADYRRGVNDIRFGPLNFIERRCGGEIDRQERAIFWAIQGATHWRPAGQRGMTFTGRRGTVTFARAF is encoded by the coding sequence ATGCACCAACAGTCCCGCACGATCTCCGTCATTGCCGTCCTCGCGCTCATCGGCTTGACCGCGACCGCCGAAGCCCAGCGTTCGCGCCGCGAGCCGCCGCGGCCACGGCCGCCGACCCGCGCCGAGGTCGAGGCCTATATGCGGTTCCCCGCCGGCGAGCGACTGGCCGTGGTCTCGATCAACGGCATCAGGCCGGCCGCCGTGGACAGGCCAAGCTTCACCTTCACCGCAAATTCCCGCATGACCGGCTTCGGCGGCTGTAATCCGGTCAATGCCGACTATCGCCGTGGCGTGAACGATATCCGCTTCGGGCCGCTCAATTTCATCGAGCGGCGTTGCGGCGGCGAGATCGATCGTCAGGAACGCGCGATCTTCTGGGCCATCCAGGGCGCCACCCATTGGCGCCCGGCAGGCCAGCGCGGCATGACCTTCACCGGCCGGCGCGGCACGGTCACCTTTGCCCGGGCGTTCTGA
- a CDS encoding sigma-54-dependent transcriptional regulator: MGSQEPESQSCSRSVLVVDADPTSRRILAQSLKGVALTTEAADSDQALAAFDRMTPAAVIACLDKGEAASPDVIEALRYGGYEGPIIAVSARGSLSVAVEAMRAGACDMLIKPIAPAEMVRRLMSQLGPQARSPAQADRPDEASQDFEGFIGKSPAMLAVYDQIRRIAPSRAPVFVTGESGTGKEVTAQAIHRRSGRPANRFIALNCGAIPKDLIESEIFGHVKGAFTGAIDDRVGAAELADGGTLFLDEICEMDLALQTKLLRFIQTGEVRRVGDTRMRRVDVRFVCATNRDPLAQVVAGRFREDLYYRLCVLPLHLPPLRQRGEDVMMLARAFLVRFAAEEGRHFDGFDPAAAQIVAGFGWPGNVRQLQNVIRRLVVMHDGNQVSAPMLPLALAHGSAEIRPDEPPVAADPAQVPAVEPFSVQERRIIEEALAAFDGNLSRAAAALEISPSTIYRKRESWAKDGETADQPMPEPARLHA; the protein is encoded by the coding sequence ATGGGCTCGCAGGAGCCTGAATCGCAGTCCTGTTCGCGTAGCGTTCTGGTGGTCGACGCCGATCCGACGTCGCGGCGCATCCTTGCCCAGAGCCTGAAGGGTGTAGCCCTCACGACCGAGGCGGCTGACAGCGACCAGGCCCTGGCGGCGTTCGACCGGATGACACCGGCCGCCGTCATCGCCTGCCTCGACAAGGGCGAGGCTGCATCGCCCGACGTCATCGAAGCGCTGCGTTACGGCGGCTACGAAGGACCGATCATCGCGGTGAGCGCGCGCGGCTCGCTGTCGGTCGCGGTCGAAGCGATGCGGGCGGGCGCCTGCGACATGCTGATCAAGCCGATCGCACCGGCCGAGATGGTCCGGCGGCTGATGTCGCAGCTCGGGCCGCAGGCCAGGTCGCCGGCCCAGGCCGACCGGCCCGACGAGGCCAGCCAGGATTTCGAAGGCTTCATCGGCAAGTCCCCGGCCATGCTCGCGGTCTATGACCAGATCCGGCGGATCGCGCCGTCCAGGGCGCCGGTTTTCGTCACCGGCGAAAGCGGCACCGGCAAGGAAGTGACCGCCCAGGCGATCCATCGCCGCTCGGGCCGACCGGCCAACCGGTTCATCGCGCTGAATTGCGGCGCCATCCCCAAGGACCTCATCGAAAGCGAGATTTTCGGCCACGTCAAAGGCGCTTTTACCGGCGCCATCGACGACCGCGTCGGCGCCGCCGAACTCGCCGACGGCGGCACGCTGTTCCTCGACGAGATCTGCGAGATGGACCTGGCGTTGCAGACCAAGCTGTTGCGCTTCATCCAGACCGGCGAGGTGCGCCGCGTCGGCGACACCCGCATGCGCCGGGTCGATGTCCGGTTCGTCTGCGCGACCAATCGTGATCCGCTGGCCCAGGTCGTTGCCGGGCGGTTTCGCGAAGATCTCTATTACCGTCTGTGCGTCTTGCCGCTGCATCTGCCGCCGCTCCGGCAGCGCGGTGAGGACGTGATGATGCTGGCGCGTGCCTTCCTGGTGCGTTTCGCGGCCGAGGAGGGCCGGCATTTCGACGGCTTCGACCCGGCCGCCGCCCAGATCGTCGCCGGCTTCGGCTGGCCGGGCAACGTCCGCCAGTTGCAGAACGTCATTCGCCGGCTCGTCGTGATGCATGACGGCAACCAGGTCAGCGCGCCAATGCTGCCGCTGGCCCTGGCGCACGGGTCGGCCGAAATCCGGCCCGATGAACCGCCGGTCGCGGCGGATCCGGCGCAGGTGCCGGCGGTCGAGCCGTTCTCGGTTCAGGAGCGGCGCATCATCGAGGAAGCGCTCGCCGCCTTCGACGGCAATCTGTCGCGCGCGGCGGCCGCCCTGGAAATCAGCCCCTCGACGATCTACCGCAAGCGCGAGAGCTGGGCCAAGGATGGCGAAACCGCCGACCAGCCGATGCCGGAGCCGGCCCGCCTGCACGCCTGA
- a CDS encoding Spy/CpxP family protein refolding chaperone, which yields MNKIVVAGVLATMVTAAPAFAQAPAPQPGPAQSSPGPQGSAPERGRWAQMSPDDRAAFLDARIASLKALLRLNAEQERLWPPVEAALREAGTLRAQRMQQWREMRSNPNAAQLDPIQRLRAGAERMAESAASMKKLADAAQPLYASLDANQKRRADAILSRGRGMMGGGMDHGPRRWQRGENRQ from the coding sequence ATGAACAAGATCGTTGTCGCAGGCGTCCTGGCGACCATGGTGACGGCGGCCCCCGCTTTCGCGCAGGCCCCGGCGCCGCAGCCCGGGCCGGCTCAGTCCAGCCCCGGGCCGCAAGGTTCAGCGCCGGAGCGCGGCCGCTGGGCGCAGATGAGCCCGGATGATCGCGCCGCCTTTCTCGATGCCCGCATCGCCAGCCTGAAGGCCCTGCTCCGGCTCAATGCCGAGCAGGAGCGGCTCTGGCCGCCGGTCGAGGCGGCGCTGCGCGAGGCTGGAACGCTGCGCGCCCAGCGCATGCAGCAATGGCGCGAGATGCGCAGCAACCCGAACGCTGCCCAGCTCGATCCGATCCAGCGCCTGCGCGCCGGCGCCGAACGCATGGCCGAGAGCGCCGCATCGATGAAGAAGCTCGCCGACGCGGCGCAGCCGCTCTACGCCTCGCTCGACGCCAACCAGAAGCGCCGGGCCGACGCCATTCTGAGCCGCGGCCGCGGCATGATGGGCGGCGGCATGGACCATGGTCCGCGGCGCTGGCAGCGCGGCGAAAACCGCCAGTAG
- a CDS encoding DUF937 domain-containing protein, producing the protein MFNLADILAQAQGNQSFDAIAKQFGWSPDQAQTAMAALLPAFTMGMNRATQSPTGMADLFSLFTSGPNYAQMFDNPMAAAPGMMSAGQDVLGKLFGSPALTQAIAQQAAAVSGVGQEVMKQVMPVMASMLMGGLLKGAMNGQNPLGSILATTLGQMMPGMAKTASDPVSGMVGVFTNAIGNMMGGKPQQPGSGLPGLDQLMELARQMQAANPLLNGSMNPAAAPSESSGPRTLGQQAADTWTATMGRMFQSGRDMQDQQLAQLEQLFEQFKPKPKA; encoded by the coding sequence ATGTTCAATCTCGCCGACATCCTGGCTCAGGCGCAGGGCAATCAGAGCTTCGACGCCATCGCCAAGCAATTCGGCTGGTCGCCGGACCAGGCCCAGACCGCCATGGCCGCGCTGCTACCGGCCTTCACCATGGGCATGAACCGGGCGACCCAGTCGCCGACCGGCATGGCCGACCTGTTCAGCCTGTTCACCAGCGGGCCGAACTACGCGCAGATGTTCGACAATCCGATGGCCGCCGCACCCGGCATGATGAGCGCCGGCCAGGACGTGCTCGGCAAGCTGTTCGGATCGCCCGCCCTCACCCAGGCCATCGCCCAGCAGGCGGCCGCCGTCAGCGGCGTCGGCCAGGAGGTGATGAAACAGGTCATGCCGGTGATGGCATCCATGCTCATGGGCGGGCTGCTGAAAGGCGCCATGAACGGCCAGAACCCGCTCGGCTCGATCCTGGCCACGACGCTCGGCCAGATGATGCCCGGGATGGCCAAGACCGCATCGGATCCGGTGAGCGGCATGGTTGGCGTGTTCACCAATGCCATCGGCAACATGATGGGCGGCAAGCCGCAGCAGCCGGGGTCCGGATTGCCCGGCCTCGACCAGTTGATGGAGCTCGCCCGGCAAATGCAGGCGGCCAACCCGCTGCTCAACGGTTCGATGAACCCGGCGGCCGCTCCATCCGAATCGTCGGGACCGCGCACGCTTGGCCAGCAGGCCGCCGACACCTGGACCGCGACCATGGGACGGATGTTCCAGAGCGGCCGCGACATGCAGGACCAGCAATTGGCGCAGCTCGAGCAACTGTTCGAGCAATTCAAGCCCAAGCCGAAGGCCTGA
- a CDS encoding MATE family efflux transporter, giving the protein MTLAPPAKFTQGSTMRHVIDMTVTGAVGLVAIFVVDLLNLFYIARLGEQELAAAIGYAGTVLFFLTSFGIGLSIAGTALVARALGAGDRDRARRLGTSSLIFMAIGMTVISLGLLPVSGTVLSLLGATGRTLVIADRFLWMVMPATVFLGLGMMYSSILRAVGDAKRAMWVTLAGGIITAIADPILIFLCGLGVDGAAITSVISRVAMMALGYYGVTKVHRLTDRPTLASTLADVKPLAAIAVPAVLTNLATPVGNSIVTAMIARYGDGAVAGWAVLGRLVPVAFGAFFALSGAVGPIMGQNVGARLFPRVRQTLIDSLIFMSLYGIVVWLILLIMSPYVVRAFDASGTAASVISFFCIYASLGWAFNGAVFVGNAAFNNLGFPAYSTVLNWARATLGTVPFAMFGAWLGGPAYGAEGIIAGQSIGGVVFGVISVLICFKVIDRAADKPADELPVSAGPPTAQSPFTSGKGATAGQ; this is encoded by the coding sequence ATGACCCTGGCGCCGCCGGCCAAATTCACCCAGGGCTCGACCATGCGCCACGTGATCGACATGACGGTCACCGGCGCGGTCGGACTGGTCGCGATCTTCGTGGTCGACCTGTTGAACCTGTTCTACATCGCAAGGCTCGGCGAGCAGGAGCTGGCCGCGGCCATCGGTTATGCCGGCACGGTGCTGTTCTTCCTGACCTCGTTCGGCATCGGCCTGTCGATCGCCGGGACCGCGCTGGTCGCGCGCGCCCTGGGTGCCGGCGACCGGGACCGGGCGCGCCGGCTCGGCACGTCGAGCCTGATCTTCATGGCTATCGGCATGACCGTCATCAGCCTTGGCCTGCTGCCGGTCTCCGGCACGGTGCTCAGCCTGCTCGGCGCGACCGGGCGGACGCTGGTCATTGCCGACCGCTTTCTCTGGATGGTCATGCCGGCCACGGTCTTTCTCGGCCTCGGCATGATGTATTCGAGCATCCTGCGCGCGGTGGGCGATGCCAAGCGCGCCATGTGGGTGACGCTGGCCGGCGGCATCATCACCGCGATCGCCGACCCGATCCTGATTTTCCTGTGCGGTCTCGGCGTCGACGGCGCGGCGATCACTTCGGTCATCTCGCGTGTCGCCATGATGGCGCTCGGCTATTACGGCGTGACCAAGGTGCACCGGCTGACCGACCGGCCGACGCTGGCCAGCACGCTCGCCGACGTCAAGCCGCTCGCCGCCATCGCGGTGCCGGCCGTGCTGACCAATCTCGCAACGCCGGTCGGCAACAGCATCGTCACCGCCATGATCGCCCGCTACGGCGACGGTGCGGTGGCCGGCTGGGCGGTGCTCGGACGGCTGGTGCCGGTGGCCTTCGGCGCCTTCTTCGCGCTGTCCGGCGCGGTCGGGCCGATCATGGGCCAGAATGTCGGCGCCCGGCTGTTTCCGCGGGTCCGCCAGACGCTGATCGATTCACTCATCTTCATGAGCCTCTACGGCATCGTGGTCTGGCTGATCCTGCTGATCATGTCGCCTTATGTGGTCAGGGCCTTCGACGCGTCGGGCACCGCGGCATCCGTGATCAGCTTCTTCTGCATCTATGCCTCGCTCGGCTGGGCCTTCAACGGTGCGGTCTTCGTCGGCAATGCGGCGTTCAACAATCTCGGCTTCCCGGCCTATTCGACCGTGCTCAACTGGGCCCGGGCGACGCTCGGCACCGTGCCCTTCGCCATGTTCGGCGCCTGGCTCGGCGGCCCGGCCTATGGCGCCGAAGGCATCATCGCGGGACAGTCGATCGGCGGCGTCGTATTCGGCGTCATCTCGGTGCTGATCTGCTTCAAGGTGATCGATCGCGCCGCCGACAAGCCGGCTGACGAATTGCCGGTGTCGGCCGGCCCGCCGACCGCGCAATCGCCATTCACCTCCGGCAAGGGCGCGACAGCCGGCCAGTGA
- a CDS encoding monovalent cation:proton antiporter-2 (CPA2) family protein: MAVEHSPTAFVVPAVTLLAAAVIAVPLFRRMRLGSILGYLAAGLVIGPFGLRIFSDPAAILHVAELGVVMFLFIIGLEMRPARLWSLRRQIFGLGVLQVSVCSALLTAAGIAGGFPVAASFVAGAGFVMTSTAIVMQTLEERGEITTPTGQKMVSILLLEDLAIVPLLALVVFLAPAVSGTPEGGLTSRLIAVAIGVAAIAGLIVAGRYLLNPFFRLLASYGAREVMTAAALLVVLGSALALQLGGLSMAMGAFLAGVLLSESTFRHQLEADVEPFRGILLGLFFMAVGMSLNLSVVIAEWTTVATYVAAYIVAKAAGIYAVARILKSDHAEALERTVMMAQGGEFAFVLYAAASSTGLIDAQANAILTAIVIISMVLTPLALMALGALTPAPTQSLDDVEIAEGLSGEALLIGFGRFGQVISQALLSERAEVTIIDNDVEMIQAAGTFGFRIYYGDGTRLDVLRAAGAGAARLICVCVDKREVADKIVELVKAEFPLAKLFVRSFDRQHTLALRAQGVDFETREVFESALVFGQEALVALGIEPDQAAAVVADLRKRDAARLELQQHDGIQAGAHLMHPQVTPAPLVEPARRARPLNPEAEDVLSDETRFSG, from the coding sequence ATGGCCGTCGAACATTCTCCCACCGCCTTTGTCGTGCCCGCCGTGACCCTGCTCGCGGCCGCGGTCATCGCTGTACCGCTGTTCCGCCGGATGCGGCTCGGCTCGATCCTGGGCTATCTCGCGGCCGGTCTGGTGATCGGGCCGTTCGGCCTCAGAATCTTCTCCGACCCGGCGGCGATCCTGCACGTCGCCGAACTCGGCGTGGTGATGTTCCTGTTCATCATCGGGCTGGAGATGCGTCCGGCGCGGCTGTGGAGCCTCAGGCGGCAGATTTTCGGGCTCGGCGTGCTGCAAGTCAGCGTCTGCTCGGCCTTGCTGACCGCGGCGGGCATCGCCGGCGGCTTCCCGGTCGCGGCCTCCTTCGTCGCCGGCGCCGGCTTCGTGATGACCTCGACGGCCATCGTCATGCAGACCCTGGAGGAGCGTGGCGAAATCACCACACCAACCGGCCAGAAGATGGTCTCCATCCTGCTGCTCGAGGATCTCGCCATCGTGCCTTTGCTGGCGCTGGTGGTGTTCCTGGCGCCGGCAGTGTCTGGCACGCCGGAGGGCGGGCTGACCTCCCGGCTGATCGCCGTCGCCATCGGTGTCGCGGCGATCGCCGGACTGATCGTCGCCGGCCGCTATCTTCTCAATCCATTCTTCCGGCTGCTCGCCAGCTACGGCGCGCGCGAGGTGATGACCGCGGCCGCCCTGCTGGTCGTCCTCGGTTCGGCGCTGGCGCTGCAGCTCGGCGGCCTGTCCATGGCAATGGGGGCGTTTCTCGCCGGCGTACTGTTGTCGGAATCAACCTTCCGGCACCAACTCGAAGCCGATGTCGAACCATTCCGGGGCATTCTGCTCGGCCTGTTCTTCATGGCTGTCGGCATGTCGCTCAACCTATCGGTCGTCATCGCCGAGTGGACGACCGTCGCGACCTACGTGGCTGCCTATATTGTGGCCAAGGCGGCCGGCATCTATGCGGTGGCTCGCATCCTCAAATCCGACCATGCCGAAGCGCTCGAGCGCACCGTCATGATGGCGCAGGGCGGGGAATTTGCCTTCGTGCTCTATGCGGCGGCAAGCAGCACCGGCCTGATCGACGCCCAGGCCAACGCCATCCTGACCGCCATCGTCATCATCTCGATGGTTCTGACGCCGCTCGCGCTGATGGCGCTCGGCGCGCTCACGCCGGCGCCAACCCAGTCGCTCGACGACGTCGAGATCGCCGAGGGCCTGTCGGGCGAAGCCCTGCTGATCGGCTTCGGCCGGTTTGGCCAGGTGATCTCCCAGGCACTGCTGTCGGAACGCGCCGAGGTGACCATCATCGACAACGACGTCGAGATGATCCAGGCCGCCGGCACCTTCGGTTTCCGCATCTATTACGGCGACGGGACCCGGCTCGACGTGCTGCGCGCCGCCGGTGCCGGCGCCGCCCGGCTGATCTGCGTCTGCGTCGACAAGCGCGAGGTCGCCGACAAGATCGTCGAGCTGGTAAAGGCGGAGTTCCCGCTGGCCAAGCTGTTCGTCCGCTCCTTCGATCGGCAGCACACCCTGGCCCTGCGCGCCCAGGGCGTCGATTTCGAGACGCGCGAGGTGTTCGAAAGCGCCCTGGTGTTCGGCCAGGAGGCGCTGGTGGCGCTCGGCATCGAGCCAGACCAGGCAGCGGCGGTCGTCGCCGACCTGCGCAAACGTGACGCCGCCCGCCTCGAACTGCAGCAGCATGACGGCATCCAGGCCGGCGCGCACCTGATGCATCCCCAGGTGACCCCGGCACCGCTGGTCGAGCCCGCCCGACGTGCCCGCCCGCTCAACCCCGAGGCCGAGGACGTGCTCTCCGACGAGACGAGATTTTCCGGATGA